The following are from one region of the Alicyclobacillus fastidiosus genome:
- a CDS encoding MFS transporter has translation MSSSKSVLIPYVLFAFVLGFAWFMLAPMVPTIMTELHASLSSTLLFISFYGYAMVIGAIQAGIWTAHKGPRPVLALAIILSVVGLFLRVFAHTYVFFFISQAIAALAYPFLIAPIGSVLRMSNVRSLKMSTGFTIGMLFLGMGFSAIIASHFTMTAGLWVGFILNFIVGIWLLLALRSIPRPDVATFFRIRMTYSNWWIIGLVVSSTSVMIGGVTTSALGHLHITDAASLGGLLSGLTFLGSAVGAGVFGAVAEGRTNAKPLIRTLAILTLFSVLVVTLLMTGHLGHSKAMFDIMFFLAGVFGNGWYTLTLEEAARRAIDDGSAGLNTAGYSVASNLGVAIIPVLLGPLVISQPSLWITIILILFVIAVILSFVTRVQIRVTDKM, from the coding sequence GTGAGTAGTAGTAAGAGTGTTCTTATCCCGTACGTACTTTTCGCATTTGTCCTTGGTTTCGCTTGGTTTATGCTCGCACCGATGGTACCCACCATCATGACGGAGCTCCACGCATCATTGTCATCAACTCTCTTGTTCATCTCATTTTACGGCTATGCCATGGTTATTGGTGCCATCCAAGCCGGGATCTGGACCGCCCACAAAGGACCGCGCCCCGTGCTGGCCTTAGCAATCATTCTATCGGTCGTCGGGTTGTTCCTACGCGTTTTCGCTCATACGTATGTGTTCTTTTTTATCTCCCAAGCCATAGCAGCGCTTGCGTACCCGTTCCTCATAGCGCCTATTGGCTCAGTTCTTCGGATGTCAAACGTTCGAAGTTTGAAAATGTCTACCGGATTTACGATTGGAATGCTATTTTTGGGAATGGGGTTTAGCGCTATCATAGCTTCCCACTTCACCATGACTGCTGGCCTCTGGGTTGGGTTCATCTTAAATTTCATCGTGGGAATTTGGCTCTTACTCGCACTTCGCAGCATTCCCCGCCCCGATGTCGCGACGTTTTTCCGCATCCGGATGACCTATTCGAACTGGTGGATCATCGGACTCGTCGTTTCGTCCACCAGTGTTATGATCGGCGGTGTGACGACATCGGCCCTCGGACATTTACATATCACTGACGCAGCTAGTTTGGGGGGATTATTATCCGGACTGACATTCCTCGGATCAGCCGTCGGAGCGGGCGTGTTCGGAGCTGTCGCAGAAGGTCGAACCAATGCCAAGCCACTCATCCGAACGTTAGCCATCCTCACACTTTTTTCAGTGCTGGTTGTCACACTGCTCATGACTGGACACCTAGGTCATTCGAAAGCCATGTTCGATATTATGTTTTTCCTTGCAGGTGTATTTGGAAACGGCTGGTACACACTGACGCTTGAAGAAGCTGCACGGCGAGCTATCGACGATGGAAGTGCCGGACTCAATACAGCAGGCTACAGTGTGGCATCAAATTTGGGTGTGGCCATCATACCAGTACTTCTCGGTCCACTTGTCATTTCACAGCCGTCGCTTTGGATTACCATAATCCTCATTCTATTTGTTATTGCCGTCATCCTCTCATTCGTGACGCGGGTACAGATTAGAGTGACCGACAAAATGTAA
- a CDS encoding L,D-transpeptidase, with the protein MQRSQKLSILGILIFLGISQAGCGALSRVSLSTPSANNGTDDKATVSVASVTNSTNTTNGTSISIKTQPVSPYPSLGLGMTGPEVLALNERLAELGYLPLAVNATTQPTVTLSNLDSPPKVSFSWRYGAVPSELASEWSEDTYTEMTRGAVIAVEHVNDLPIDGMVGEAVWKAILGQDAVKNPNPYTYVLVTKSPAPEELRVWQEGKWVYQSLANTGVPGAPSTNGTFAIYERLVSQTMTGTNPDGTKYSDPGVPYINYYDGGEAIHGFPRASYGFPQSVGCVELPISNAKVVWSLVNYGTLVTVEGNYVPPTSTQTGTQTSTQGNTTTSKSTSGSSSASGKYTGTQPKSTSTGQKPGNTTGNSTGNSTGSNSSSPTKNSTGNSAGNTTNTAGGNTTSTTGGNTTGNSVNNTTQQDPSSTQNTVTKVAPMPTNDAR; encoded by the coding sequence ATGCAACGCAGTCAGAAACTATCTATTCTAGGGATTTTAATTTTCCTCGGTATCAGCCAAGCGGGTTGTGGTGCGCTCAGTCGTGTCAGCCTGTCGACACCATCGGCAAACAATGGCACGGACGACAAAGCAACCGTTTCTGTTGCATCTGTCACGAACAGTACGAATACGACGAACGGCACGTCGATTTCCATCAAGACTCAACCCGTGTCACCCTATCCGTCTTTAGGACTTGGCATGACAGGGCCAGAGGTGCTAGCGCTCAATGAGCGACTCGCCGAATTGGGTTATCTTCCGCTCGCCGTGAATGCCACCACGCAGCCTACTGTAACGCTTTCGAACCTCGATTCTCCGCCGAAGGTTTCGTTCTCGTGGCGTTACGGAGCAGTTCCTTCGGAATTGGCGTCAGAGTGGTCGGAAGATACGTACACAGAGATGACCAGGGGCGCCGTGATTGCGGTGGAACATGTGAATGACCTACCGATCGACGGAATGGTCGGTGAGGCAGTATGGAAGGCAATCCTCGGCCAGGATGCGGTCAAGAATCCAAACCCGTATACGTACGTCCTTGTGACCAAGAGTCCGGCACCGGAGGAACTTCGCGTCTGGCAGGAAGGCAAGTGGGTGTATCAGTCGCTGGCGAACACTGGCGTCCCAGGGGCACCGTCGACGAATGGGACGTTCGCTATCTATGAGCGCTTAGTGTCGCAGACGATGACGGGGACCAACCCGGATGGGACAAAATATTCCGATCCCGGCGTACCCTATATTAACTATTATGACGGCGGCGAGGCTATTCACGGGTTTCCGCGCGCATCATATGGATTCCCGCAGAGTGTGGGATGCGTCGAACTGCCCATCAGTAACGCTAAGGTCGTATGGTCCCTTGTCAACTATGGGACTTTGGTGACGGTCGAGGGCAATTATGTACCACCCACATCGACGCAGACGGGCACACAAACGAGTACACAAGGGAACACCACGACGAGTAAATCGACTTCTGGTTCTAGCAGCGCTAGTGGCAAATACACAGGCACTCAGCCAAAAAGTACCTCCACAGGGCAAAAGCCAGGCAATACGACTGGGAACAGCACCGGTAATAGCACTGGAAGTAACTCTAGTAGCCCTACGAAGAATTCGACCGGAAATTCTGCAGGGAATACGACCAATACAGCGGGTGGCAATACCACGAGCACGACCGGCGGAAACACCACTGGAAATTCAGTGAATAACACGACGCAGCAAGACCCAAGCAGTACTCAAAATACCGTGACCAAGGTGGCTCCGATGCCAACAAACGATGCGCGGTAG
- a CDS encoding alpha/beta hydrolase encodes MENRIDDDLKSALSAIPSLNLDNLEQLRKASYELALSTLPVHDTVSVSEQWIQGPEGAPDVRLRVYKPIEAYTSMPGVLWIHGGGFMLGNPEMNEGLCQRFVTEANCIVVSVDYRLAPEHPFPAPLEDCYAALTWFHEHADDLSVDRSRIAIAGASAGGGLTAGLALLARDRQGPPITFQMPLYPMIDDRNITPSSHEITDPRVWNRESNLKGWAAYLGTNGRGDVSQYAAPSRATDLSNLPPAYTCVGELDPFRDETIDFVTRLMRAGVSCEFHVYPGCFHGFESMVPQAEVSQRAISEYVQALKRALKGK; translated from the coding sequence ATGGAAAACAGAATCGACGACGATTTAAAATCAGCACTTTCCGCAATCCCTTCGCTAAACCTCGACAACCTAGAGCAATTAAGGAAGGCTTCCTATGAGTTGGCTTTGTCTACACTCCCTGTCCATGATACCGTATCCGTTTCCGAACAATGGATTCAAGGACCAGAAGGCGCCCCTGACGTACGTCTGAGAGTATATAAGCCAATCGAAGCGTACACGAGCATGCCAGGCGTTCTATGGATACACGGTGGCGGTTTTATGCTTGGCAATCCTGAAATGAATGAGGGGCTATGTCAGCGCTTTGTGACGGAAGCCAATTGCATCGTTGTCTCCGTCGACTATCGACTTGCACCAGAGCATCCCTTTCCGGCGCCGTTAGAGGATTGCTACGCCGCGCTCACGTGGTTTCATGAACACGCGGATGACCTCAGTGTCGATCGATCACGGATCGCAATTGCTGGTGCTAGTGCTGGAGGTGGACTGACTGCCGGCTTGGCCTTACTCGCAAGAGATCGACAAGGACCGCCAATCACATTTCAGATGCCGTTGTACCCTATGATCGACGACCGAAACATCACGCCATCCAGCCACGAAATCACGGATCCAAGAGTGTGGAATCGGGAATCAAATTTGAAGGGATGGGCGGCATATCTGGGAACCAACGGAAGAGGGGATGTTTCGCAATATGCAGCTCCAAGTCGAGCTACGGATCTTTCCAACCTTCCTCCAGCCTACACTTGTGTCGGCGAGCTCGACCCATTTCGGGATGAGACGATAGATTTTGTGACCAGACTGATGCGCGCAGGCGTTTCGTGTGAATTCCATGTTTATCCAGGGTGCTTCCATGGTTTTGAATCCATGGTTCCTCAAGCAGAAGTGAGTCAACGCGCAATCAGTGAATACGTGCAAGCACTAAAGCGTGCACTCAAAGGTAAGTAA
- the rpsD gene encoding 30S ribosomal protein S4 — MARRTGAKHKLCRTVGEALCGSPKCPALKRPYPPGQHGPAKRMKRSEYGVQLLEKQKLRHIYGVQEKQFRRYYEEAARRSGITGDTLLTILETRLDNLVFRLGFSNTIDGARQLVNHGHVAVNGRRVDIPSYRARVGDIIGLTNQGHKVSVIDEALEGHVTRPPYLTFDAASTTGTLVSIPTRSEIPVHVNETLIVEYYSR, encoded by the coding sequence ATGGCAAGACGAACAGGTGCTAAACATAAACTTTGCCGAACGGTTGGAGAGGCACTCTGCGGGTCCCCAAAGTGCCCGGCATTGAAACGGCCTTATCCGCCAGGGCAACACGGTCCAGCGAAACGAATGAAACGAAGCGAATACGGTGTTCAGTTGTTGGAGAAGCAAAAACTGCGCCATATCTACGGTGTCCAAGAAAAACAGTTTCGCCGTTATTATGAAGAGGCTGCTCGCCGCTCTGGAATCACGGGTGACACGCTGCTCACCATACTAGAAACCCGACTTGACAACCTGGTATTCCGCCTTGGTTTCTCGAACACGATTGATGGTGCTCGGCAATTGGTCAATCACGGACACGTCGCGGTCAATGGCCGACGCGTGGACATCCCCTCTTACCGCGCGCGTGTAGGGGATATCATTGGATTAACAAATCAGGGCCATAAGGTTTCAGTCATTGACGAGGCACTCGAAGGCCACGTGACTCGCCCTCCGTACTTAACTTTTGATGCAGCATCGACAACGGGAACCCTAGTGAGCATTCCAACGCGAAGCGAAATCCCCGTACACGTCAATGAAACACTCATTGTCGAATACTATTCTCGCTAA
- a CDS encoding ATP-binding cassette domain-containing protein, with protein sequence MQSLHRKGPALNAGDWAVEARGLVKVFGDNRAVDGVDLNVRAGTVYGVLGPNGAGKTTTIRMLATLLRPDAGSARIFGHDVMKESQIVRQLIGVTGQYASVDETLSATENLIIFSRLLGLGRAEARRKAMELLEEFGLLEAAKRPLKKFSGGMRRRLDLAASLIAQPPLIFLDEPTTGLDPRTRAQMWDTIRRLVKNGSTVLLTTQYLDEADQLADRIAVIDRGKVVAEGTVDDLKASVGTSSLQLRVQNPADIESARHAVEKVLGVQSIVSPEAGRITAPMADADRVTDLLITLRESEIHLAEMSVQKPTLDEVFLTITGHGVEDDPSLTSDQLNGAGAIRA encoded by the coding sequence ATGCAGAGTTTACACAGAAAGGGACCGGCCCTAAATGCCGGTGATTGGGCCGTCGAGGCACGCGGTCTGGTTAAGGTATTTGGCGACAACCGCGCTGTCGATGGCGTTGACCTGAACGTGCGCGCTGGTACGGTTTATGGAGTGCTCGGTCCGAATGGGGCAGGCAAGACCACAACGATTCGGATGTTAGCTACGTTGCTGCGACCGGATGCGGGTTCGGCCCGGATTTTCGGGCACGACGTGATGAAGGAGTCACAGATCGTCCGTCAGCTCATCGGGGTGACCGGTCAATACGCGTCGGTCGACGAGACATTAAGCGCCACTGAGAACCTAATCATCTTCTCACGATTGCTCGGACTCGGGCGTGCGGAGGCACGGCGCAAGGCAATGGAGCTACTGGAGGAATTTGGTCTGCTGGAAGCTGCCAAGCGACCGTTGAAGAAGTTCTCTGGCGGAATGCGTCGCCGACTTGATCTAGCGGCCAGCCTCATAGCACAGCCACCGCTGATCTTCTTGGACGAACCGACGACCGGACTCGATCCGCGCACGCGTGCACAGATGTGGGATACGATTCGACGGTTGGTAAAGAACGGATCGACCGTACTGCTGACGACGCAGTATCTCGATGAGGCAGATCAGTTGGCTGATCGCATCGCCGTGATCGACCGTGGGAAGGTCGTTGCTGAAGGAACCGTGGATGACTTGAAAGCGTCCGTTGGCACCTCCTCGCTCCAGTTGCGGGTTCAAAACCCTGCGGACATCGAGAGCGCCCGCCACGCCGTGGAGAAGGTACTCGGTGTCCAGTCCATCGTGTCGCCGGAAGCTGGGCGGATCACCGCACCGATGGCAGATGCGGATAGAGTCACCGATTTACTCATCACCCTTCGCGAATCGGAAATTCACCTGGCTGAGATGAGCGTACAAAAACCGACCCTCGATGAGGTGTTCCTGACCATCACGGGACACGGTGTAGAGGATGATCCGTCACTTACATCAGATCAATTGAACGGAGCGGGGGCGATCCGAGCGTGA
- a CDS encoding ABC transporter permease, whose product MSSLHMTPGANRPLKNHTSIGQSIRNSFTMAYRGLLKIRRTPEQLFDVTLQPIIFTLMFTYIFGGAISGNVQSYLPVIIPGILVQTVITTSVVTGVQLREDMDKGVFDRFKSLPIARIAPLAGALLADTVRYTIATVLTFAMGYAIGYRPHGGFGDVVIAAVLVIVCSWAISWIFAFFGVIARTASSVQGISMLILFPLTFLSNAFVPVKTMPDWLQWFVKFNPISHLVTAVRDLTNAGTIGSDFAISLIGAAAAVIIFAPLTVRSYMRRT is encoded by the coding sequence GTGAGTAGTCTTCATATGACACCCGGTGCCAACCGGCCACTGAAAAATCACACGAGCATCGGTCAATCGATACGCAACTCGTTCACGATGGCTTATCGAGGCCTGTTGAAGATCAGGCGTACGCCTGAGCAGTTGTTTGACGTCACACTTCAGCCAATCATTTTCACCCTGATGTTTACGTACATCTTCGGTGGGGCCATTTCCGGAAACGTGCAAAGTTATTTACCGGTCATTATTCCTGGCATTCTCGTACAGACGGTGATCACGACCTCGGTCGTCACAGGTGTTCAACTGCGAGAGGACATGGACAAAGGCGTGTTCGACCGATTCAAGTCCCTGCCCATCGCGCGGATAGCGCCACTGGCCGGAGCCCTGTTGGCGGACACCGTGCGGTATACGATAGCGACGGTGCTCACGTTTGCGATGGGGTATGCTATCGGCTATCGACCGCACGGCGGATTCGGGGACGTCGTCATCGCTGCGGTGCTCGTGATCGTTTGCTCTTGGGCCATCAGCTGGATATTCGCCTTTTTTGGCGTCATTGCTCGTACCGCCTCAAGCGTACAGGGCATCTCGATGCTCATACTGTTTCCGCTGACGTTTCTCTCGAACGCGTTCGTGCCGGTCAAGACTATGCCGGATTGGCTTCAGTGGTTCGTCAAGTTCAATCCGATCTCGCACCTCGTCACGGCGGTACGCGATCTGACGAACGCAGGAACTATCGGTTCTGACTTCGCGATCTCCCTCATCGGGGCAGCGGCCGCTGTGATCATCTTTGCACCTCTTACCGTTCGCTCCTATATGCGTCGAACGTAA
- a CDS encoding alpha/beta hydrolase, whose product MTEQRKRLVTLPDGRDVEVVEAGEENRPAILVHNGTPSAAGLIQEHVEDAVARGLRIVSYGRPGYGQSTRQPGRSVASAAKDTLDLADALGIERFATWGISGGGPHALACAALLGHRVVAAASLAGVAPIDAEGLAFLAGMGEDNVEEFTAAIQGEDALRAYLEPHVPALLGQEPKAMAEHMRTLLSGPDVAVFRGAFSEQVAKIMQDSLTSGIYGWLDDDLAFVKPWGFSLSSIQVPVQIWQGEQDLMVPFSHGEWLAHNVPDADVRLSSDDGHLTVWVNRVPEVHAWLASHF is encoded by the coding sequence TTGACTGAACAAAGAAAACGGTTGGTCACGCTTCCCGACGGACGTGACGTAGAGGTTGTCGAGGCAGGAGAAGAGAATCGCCCTGCAATTCTCGTACATAATGGTACCCCTTCGGCAGCGGGTCTGATTCAGGAGCACGTGGAAGATGCGGTGGCACGGGGTCTACGCATTGTAAGCTACGGTCGACCGGGTTATGGGCAATCGACGCGTCAGCCGGGACGTAGTGTGGCATCGGCAGCTAAGGACACGCTAGATCTGGCTGACGCGCTCGGTATCGAGCGATTTGCGACCTGGGGAATCTCTGGAGGTGGCCCGCATGCGCTGGCTTGTGCCGCTCTACTTGGCCATCGCGTCGTCGCCGCAGCCTCGCTGGCCGGTGTCGCCCCAATAGATGCTGAAGGACTTGCGTTTTTGGCCGGCATGGGCGAAGACAACGTGGAGGAATTCACCGCAGCAATACAGGGAGAGGACGCACTTCGTGCATACCTCGAACCGCATGTACCAGCACTTCTCGGCCAGGAGCCGAAGGCAATGGCAGAGCATATGAGAACACTGTTGAGCGGACCTGATGTTGCCGTGTTCAGAGGTGCGTTTAGTGAGCAAGTTGCGAAGATCATGCAAGACTCGTTGACCAGTGGCATTTACGGTTGGTTGGATGACGATCTCGCTTTTGTCAAACCGTGGGGCTTCTCTTTATCGTCGATTCAAGTACCTGTACAAATATGGCAAGGTGAGCAAGACTTAATGGTTCCTTTCAGCCACGGTGAATGGCTAGCTCATAACGTACCTGACGCCGATGTTCGACTCAGCTCTGATGATGGTCATTTGACGGTCTGGGTCAATCGCGTGCCAGAGGTCCACGCGTGGCTTGCATCGCATTTTTGA
- a CDS encoding GNAT family N-acetyltransferase, with protein sequence MEFRTAGNWNEPLWDALEVVYQQAFSHGTKSKTIVRRLLDSGDSFLHVGMEGSDVVAMALSAKLHDLNALLIDYLGVREDRRRHGIGAQFVDYIKEWAVQEGYDGLVIEVESEREQEPDDHPNAKRTRFWDKCGFHTTSYIHDYKVVPELYRAMYLNFTPKSELPEHGEELFSHIARYHKKAWGGK encoded by the coding sequence TTGGAATTTCGCACTGCAGGCAATTGGAATGAACCATTGTGGGACGCATTGGAGGTTGTCTATCAACAAGCATTTAGTCATGGAACAAAAAGTAAAACTATCGTAAGGCGGTTGTTAGATTCGGGAGACAGTTTTCTGCATGTCGGCATGGAGGGTTCCGACGTTGTCGCCATGGCGCTTTCAGCGAAGCTTCACGATCTCAATGCGTTACTCATTGACTATTTGGGCGTTCGGGAAGACAGGCGCAGGCACGGCATTGGTGCCCAGTTTGTGGACTACATCAAGGAGTGGGCAGTACAGGAAGGATACGATGGTCTTGTCATCGAAGTGGAATCCGAAAGGGAACAAGAGCCGGATGACCATCCAAATGCCAAACGGACTCGATTCTGGGATAAGTGCGGATTTCACACGACGTCGTACATTCACGACTATAAAGTGGTTCCCGAATTGTACAGGGCGATGTATCTGAATTTCACGCCAAAGTCTGAGTTGCCCGAACACGGCGAAGAGTTGTTTTCGCATATCGCACGGTATCATAAAAAAGCTTGGGGCGGTAAGTGA
- a CDS encoding M3 family oligoendopeptidase, with protein sequence MSGLRNSPKYYLDDIDLKDVKALEMRLEALVQGEIKSVADLEDWIDLERTLMGRIQEAVTGHKIDFYRDTGNKLKRDMHLHDQTVVQPILLKYQGELDKKFCSCRFTGELHDSRYGAMKRVRTARLQRFCEVNIPLTVREKKLGVKYSEIRGAMTVDWEGETKPYAFVQALLDHQDRTIRQSAWMALAEARNKVKPDIDDIMNELVRLRHEMALNAGFGNYRDYMFQAKNREYSVQDCYDFHRAVERYIVPAWNRLADVFRSELGVNTYRPWDSTAKMLHSMPYTTVTELMDGVHAMLEKTDAYFAERFAFMRQHRLLDVESRPGKQMGGFMDPLPASKNAFVFANFSPSFTAIIALIHEMGHAIHIYLNNDFDEQNWRDEVTELYSHGMELLLLDRLGTFYPNEQEFKRAQREELRRSLGLLIGPLTRDMFEHWMYTHPDHTAQERDRKYLEICKRFRLSPVDASGLESEVAASWFDTIHFFLYPFYAIEYSISELGALQLFELYRADPKRGVTLYKQGASTDFNDSISDIYRRTGIEFDFSERIVKRIGEFLESQIEQLR encoded by the coding sequence ATGTCAGGCCTTCGTAATTCGCCAAAGTATTATTTGGATGACATTGATCTGAAAGACGTCAAGGCGTTGGAGATGAGGCTTGAGGCTCTCGTTCAAGGTGAGATCAAGTCAGTCGCTGATTTAGAGGATTGGATCGACTTGGAACGAACGCTTATGGGTCGAATTCAAGAGGCCGTAACGGGGCACAAGATCGACTTTTATCGCGATACAGGCAACAAACTCAAGCGCGACATGCATCTACATGACCAAACAGTCGTTCAACCCATTCTCTTAAAGTATCAAGGGGAATTGGATAAAAAATTTTGTTCCTGTCGGTTCACAGGAGAACTCCATGACAGTCGCTATGGCGCAATGAAACGAGTCAGGACTGCCAGGCTGCAGCGATTTTGTGAAGTGAACATTCCGCTGACGGTTCGCGAGAAGAAACTAGGGGTGAAGTACAGTGAAATAAGGGGCGCAATGACGGTCGATTGGGAAGGTGAGACCAAGCCGTACGCATTCGTTCAGGCGCTACTTGATCACCAGGACAGAACCATCCGTCAATCCGCTTGGATGGCACTCGCCGAGGCTCGAAATAAGGTGAAACCGGACATCGACGACATCATGAATGAACTCGTCCGTCTGCGTCACGAGATGGCGTTGAATGCTGGCTTTGGCAACTACCGCGACTATATGTTTCAGGCCAAGAACCGAGAATACAGTGTGCAGGATTGTTACGATTTCCACAGAGCAGTTGAAAGGTACATCGTCCCAGCCTGGAATCGGCTTGCAGATGTATTTCGCTCAGAACTGGGAGTGAACACGTATCGTCCATGGGATAGTACAGCGAAGATGCTGCATTCCATGCCATACACCACGGTCACCGAGTTGATGGATGGCGTCCATGCGATGTTGGAGAAGACGGACGCATACTTCGCGGAACGATTTGCGTTCATGAGACAACACCGACTTCTAGACGTAGAAAGCAGGCCGGGGAAGCAGATGGGCGGCTTTATGGATCCGCTGCCAGCCAGCAAGAATGCATTTGTGTTTGCCAACTTCAGTCCGTCTTTCACTGCGATTATCGCCTTGATTCATGAGATGGGGCATGCCATCCATATCTATCTGAACAATGACTTTGACGAGCAGAATTGGCGCGATGAGGTGACAGAACTTTATTCGCACGGGATGGAACTACTGCTATTAGATAGACTGGGCACGTTTTATCCGAATGAGCAGGAGTTTAAGCGTGCACAGCGTGAGGAACTCCGTCGGTCTTTAGGGCTACTGATTGGTCCTCTGACTCGGGACATGTTTGAACATTGGATGTATACCCACCCGGACCACACCGCCCAGGAGCGCGATAGGAAATACTTAGAGATTTGCAAACGGTTTAGGCTCAGTCCGGTAGACGCATCGGGTCTTGAATCCGAAGTCGCGGCGAGTTGGTTCGACACCATCCATTTTTTCTTGTATCCGTTTTACGCAATAGAGTATTCGATCTCCGAACTTGGTGCATTGCAGCTTTTTGAGTTGTATCGCGCGGATCCAAAGCGTGGAGTCACTCTGTACAAACAGGGGGCCAGTACAGATTTTAATGATTCCATCTCGGATATTTATCGGAGAACGGGCATCGAGTTCGATTTTTCAGAGAGAATAGTCAAGAGGATCGGTGAATTTTTGGAGAGTCAAATCGAGCAATTGAGGTAA
- a CDS encoding DinB family protein — protein sequence MKTLFQYNWQVRDDWFSWCETVPEGDLLKSRGAGVGGILKTLFHIVAVEYSWICDITGRPDLDDDFEAHASLERVVSLSRTLHPVVGDFVLNWTDSRHQEKVTVYHPRTGQQETFREGEILDHIIAHEIHHIGQLSVWARELGREPVTANLIRRGIYN from the coding sequence ATGAAAACTCTATTTCAGTACAACTGGCAGGTTCGGGATGACTGGTTTTCTTGGTGCGAAACGGTTCCGGAGGGTGACCTGCTCAAATCGCGTGGGGCAGGGGTTGGGGGAATTTTGAAAACGCTGTTTCACATCGTTGCGGTCGAATACAGTTGGATTTGTGATATCACAGGGCGTCCCGATCTCGACGACGACTTCGAAGCACATGCGAGCCTAGAGCGCGTTGTGTCACTCTCGAGAACCCTTCACCCTGTGGTCGGTGACTTCGTCTTAAACTGGACGGACAGCCGCCACCAAGAGAAGGTGACGGTTTATCATCCACGAACAGGTCAACAGGAAACATTTCGGGAGGGTGAGATATTAGACCATATCATCGCTCATGAAATTCATCATATAGGCCAGTTGTCTGTGTGGGCGCGGGAACTTGGCAGAGAGCCGGTCACGGCGAACCTCATTCGAAGAGGGATTTACAACTGA
- a CDS encoding GNAT family N-acetyltransferase, producing the protein MDFVEEFETDRLLIRSPRWGDGAAVNMAIRESIDELRPWMPWAKHLPTIDETEENVRVARLKFLERSELRLHIYHKETGAFVGGSGLHRIDWEAKKFEIGYWIRTSQSGKGFMTEAVEGITDFAIRSLLANRIEIRCDSTNTRSARVPERLGFTLEGMLRNEACDVSGSLRHTMVFAKVRGFEF; encoded by the coding sequence ATGGATTTCGTAGAGGAGTTTGAAACGGATCGGCTTTTGATCCGGTCTCCACGATGGGGGGACGGCGCCGCGGTAAATATGGCGATTCGGGAAAGCATTGACGAGTTGCGCCCATGGATGCCGTGGGCGAAACACCTGCCGACCATCGATGAAACTGAGGAGAACGTGCGTGTAGCACGGCTGAAGTTTTTAGAGCGCTCCGAGTTGCGGCTACATATCTATCATAAGGAAACAGGAGCATTCGTAGGTGGTAGTGGCTTGCATCGCATCGATTGGGAAGCCAAAAAGTTTGAAATAGGATATTGGATTCGAACATCACAGAGCGGGAAAGGCTTCATGACGGAAGCGGTCGAGGGCATTACCGATTTTGCCATTCGCTCGTTGTTGGCCAATCGCATCGAAATCCGCTGTGACTCTACGAATACACGCAGTGCTCGTGTACCCGAGCGACTCGGTTTTACGTTGGAGGGCATGTTGCGCAATGAAGCATGTGACGTCAGTGGATCCCTGCGCCATACCATGGTCTTTGCGAAGGTTCGCGGATTCGAGTTCTGA
- a CDS encoding glyoxalase superfamily protein, which translates to MEFHATRLLVRNFRESLAFYRDVLEFKGWHNDEMEYAYFEEKQLALFARERMPAAISTASTTSSPQFVLQFEIEDVDEVYRKLLGKGIHFVTPPTDMVDWGSRVAHFCDPDGNLIELYKSIRD; encoded by the coding sequence ATGGAGTTTCACGCTACCAGGCTCTTGGTCCGTAATTTTCGTGAAAGCCTCGCATTTTACAGGGACGTTTTGGAATTCAAAGGATGGCATAACGATGAAATGGAGTACGCGTATTTTGAAGAAAAACAGTTGGCGCTTTTTGCGCGAGAGAGAATGCCTGCTGCCATAAGCACGGCTTCTACCACGTCGTCACCGCAATTCGTGCTTCAATTTGAGATCGAAGATGTGGATGAGGTATATAGGAAATTGTTGGGGAAGGGCATTCACTTTGTCACACCGCCGACCGATATGGTGGACTGGGGATCCCGAGTCGCTCATTTTTGTGATCCTGACGGGAATTTGATCGAGCTTTACAAGTCTATTAGGGACTAG